The Haloplasma contractile SSD-17B DNA segment TGGCAATACTGTTAAGTTATTGATGTTTAATAATTTCTTAAAAGCAATTAAATAGTTGTAATCTGTAACACCTTCTACAAATATCACAGTATTTTCTGTATTGACTAATATGTTTTTTCTTACTGTTAAAGCACTTCTTATCGGGTATAACACATCTGCGTTATTTTCATCGATAAGGGTAAATTTATTATTTATATAAGTAATATAATTTCTTTTTTCAACTACTCTTAGTTCATCAAGGCTATCAACATCTATCAAGAATGGTGAATGAGTGCTTACAATAAATGTCCATTGATTTTTTACTGCCAAGTCTTTAATTAATTTTCTTAATTCTAGTTGACCTATAACATGAAGATTAGTTGCAGGTTCATCCATTAATATGATAGACCCCTTATCTAATGTATTATCAGATATCATATTAAAGAAAAAATTAAAGAACCATTTAAATCCACTAGATTGATCATCAAAATAAACACTTTGATTTGAATCGCGTATAATGAAATCTATTCGACTTGTTTCAAGTGATACACTAAAATCATATTGTGATTTATTTATTTGGTATATCGCATTAAATTTATCGGATAATA contains these protein-coding regions:
- a CDS encoding ATP-dependent nuclease; amino-acid sequence: MLSDKFNAIYQINKSQYDFSVSLETSRIDFIIRDSNQSVYFDDQSSGFKWFFNFFFNMISDNTLDKGSIILMDEPATNLHVIGQLELRKLIKDLAVKNQWTFIVSTHSPFLIDVDSLDELRVVEKRNYITYINNKFTLIDENNADVLYPIRSALTVRKNILVNTENTVIFVEGVTDYNYLIAFKKLLNINNLTVLPIQGIKKENLLTQLLKVTKDPILLVDSDKAGVELYNYLKDNNNIEIIQLNEVNDEFNEIEDLFVEEDRRKFKFIDEKKYYSSVNFKNNINDYKGNLCAETLSNFKQLIERLML